A window from Bacillota bacterium encodes these proteins:
- a CDS encoding threonine synthase (catalyzes the formation of L-threonine from O-phospho-L-homoserine) — MAAVGLRCRECGKSFPVSPVYACDDCFGPLEVVYDFGRVSPEQLAASIASGPKSIWRYAQLLP; from the coding sequence GTGGCCGCTGTTGGGCTCCGCTGCCGGGAATGCGGCAAGAGCTTTCCTGTTTCGCCTGTTTACGCCTGCGACGACTGCTTCGGGCCGCTCGAGGTCGTCTACGATTTCGGGCGGGTGAGCCCGGAGCAGCTGGCGGCCAGCATCGCTTCTGGCCCCAAGAGCATCTGGCGTTATGCGCAATTGTTACCCG
- the chrA gene encoding chromate efflux transporter: MKGSSRRAALAEVAALFARLGVTGFGGPAAHIAMMREEVVHRRRWVTDQRFLDLLGLTNLIPGPNSTEMAIHLGYLRAGWPGLIVAGASFILPAALIVSAFAWAYVAYGATPQATWLLYGVKPVIIAVVVHALAGMVRTALRSPLAMAWGALVLGLYWLGVNEILLLFGAGLLFAVLRQGMFRVRPGPSLPAVVGTAAAAAATTVAGNAAPFSLSLIFWVFLKVGSVLYGSGYVLLAFLRNDFVQRLGWLTDRQLLDAISVGQFTPGPVFTTATFIGYLLGRWPGAVLATLGIFLPSFIFVAAVHPLGARLRRSPWTSAALDGVNIAALGLMAGVTLQLARSALVDGFTSALALVSLAALVRYRVNSAWLVLAGASAGLAAELLVA, encoded by the coding sequence ATGAAGGGAAGTTCTCGCCGGGCCGCTCTGGCAGAGGTCGCGGCGCTGTTCGCCAGGCTGGGGGTCACCGGCTTTGGTGGCCCCGCCGCACATATCGCCATGATGCGTGAGGAGGTGGTGCACCGCCGCAGGTGGGTCACCGATCAACGCTTTCTTGACCTTCTCGGGCTTACGAACCTCATCCCCGGGCCCAACTCCACCGAGATGGCCATTCACCTCGGCTATCTCCGGGCGGGATGGCCTGGGCTCATCGTAGCGGGCGCCAGCTTCATCCTGCCGGCAGCGCTGATCGTTTCGGCGTTTGCCTGGGCATACGTGGCGTACGGAGCGACACCGCAGGCCACGTGGCTTCTCTACGGCGTCAAGCCGGTCATCATCGCCGTCGTGGTGCACGCGCTGGCGGGAATGGTGCGAACGGCCCTAAGAAGCCCCCTTGCGATGGCCTGGGGCGCCTTGGTGCTCGGGCTGTACTGGCTGGGTGTCAACGAAATCCTGCTGCTTTTCGGCGCAGGTCTGCTCTTTGCCGTGCTACGGCAGGGAATGTTTCGGGTCCGGCCCGGTCCGTCACTACCGGCAGTCGTGGGCACCGCCGCGGCGGCGGCCGCCACGACCGTCGCCGGCAACGCAGCGCCTTTCTCCCTGAGTCTGATCTTCTGGGTCTTCCTGAAGGTCGGCTCTGTCCTCTACGGGAGCGGGTACGTGCTGCTGGCCTTTCTGCGCAACGACTTCGTTCAGCGTCTCGGGTGGCTCACCGACCGCCAGCTTCTGGACGCCATCTCGGTGGGTCAGTTCACGCCGGGCCCGGTGTTCACCACCGCCACGTTCATCGGGTACCTGCTGGGCCGCTGGCCGGGGGCTGTCCTTGCGACGCTCGGCATCTTCCTGCCCTCGTTCATCTTCGTGGCGGCCGTGCACCCGCTGGGCGCCCGGCTGCGCCGTTCACCCTGGACCTCGGCCGCGCTGGATGGCGTCAACATCGCCGCGCTGGGGCTCATGGCCGGGGTGACCCTGCAACTGGCGCGAAGCGCCCTGGTGGATGGCTTCACCTCGGCCCTGGCGCTCGTCTCGCTGGCAGCACTGGTGCGCTACCGCGTCAATTCGGCCTGGCTCGTCCTGGCTGGCGCATCGGCCGGCCTGGCCGCCGAGTTGCTCGTTGCTTGA
- a CDS encoding MarR family transcriptional regulator — protein MCDERENCETSVRRDQAEAYMARVHELILQLRHRWRRTERCGELSWPQWFLLRHLRCHGPSHPHMLADRLGVTRSTLTGLLDVLQERGYIERSPDPGDRRTLWIGITAAGRKALQRCEEYSRRRVVRALRALDVAEADVLVRSLEKLIGAWGQESEANGADGDGEA, from the coding sequence GTGTGTGACGAACGGGAGAACTGCGAGACAAGCGTGCGCCGGGATCAGGCCGAAGCCTACATGGCCAGAGTCCACGAACTCATCCTGCAGCTTCGCCACCGGTGGCGCCGCACAGAGCGGTGCGGCGAACTGAGCTGGCCGCAGTGGTTCCTGCTTCGCCACCTGCGCTGCCACGGGCCGAGCCACCCTCACATGCTGGCCGACCGGCTGGGCGTGACGCGTTCGACGCTGACCGGGCTGCTTGACGTCCTGCAAGAGCGGGGATACATAGAACGTTCCCCGGATCCGGGGGACCGGCGCACGCTGTGGATCGGCATTACGGCGGCCGGCCGGAAGGCGTTGCAGCGGTGCGAGGAGTACAGCCGCCGGCGGGTTGTGCGAGCCTTGAGGGCTCTGGACGTGGCGGAGGCGGATGTCCTGGTGCGGTCCCTGGAGAAGTTGATTGGGGCGTGGGGTCAGGAAAGCGAGGCGAATGGAGCAGATGGAGACGGGGAAGCCTGA
- a CDS encoding ABC transporter permease — translation MEQMETGKPEVFSDNGAAGGLPVIEVRELTRRFGLVTAVDAVSFDVREGEIFGFLGPNGAGKTTTINMLCTLLRPTAGRATVNGHDVTIEPHAVRQSIGLIFQDPALDERLTAYENLRFHAMLYDVPPDAFERRVREVLQMVDLADKARAIVRNFSGGMKRRLEIARGLLHHPKVLFLDEPTIGLDPQTRRHIWEYITALRKQQGLTIFLTTHYMEEAEICERIAIIDHGRIVALDTPDELKRLVGGDVVTVRTGNNAAAAERLKSAFGLEPRLGPGGELIVEVDRGDRFIPQMVTAFNGDGAALSVHSVSLRQPGRGGEPGGPDAGAPGHVGAEVGERRAKGEDARRRHDAVVEGCGGVNSFRRELKGIYTIWYRDVLRFLRDRSRIVASLGQPLLFLFVFGSGLAPAMSNLGQGAFNFKQFLFPGILSMAVLFTAIFSAVSIVWDREFGFLKEVMVAPVSRLAVALGKVAGGSTVAMFQGLIVLVLAPFIGVRLSWDQVLILMLLMLLLAAVMTAFGILIAARQRSMEGFQMVMQFLLMPMFFLSGAFFPLRGVPLWMEWLSRIDPVTYGVDPLRQVALGKSLPEFVLKAISLHPVAVDVAVLAALGLAFLVPAVWLFGRQE, via the coding sequence ATGGAGCAGATGGAGACGGGGAAGCCTGAGGTGTTCAGCGACAACGGGGCGGCCGGCGGCCTCCCCGTCATCGAGGTGCGGGAGCTGACCCGCCGTTTCGGTTTGGTCACCGCGGTGGATGCCGTCAGCTTCGATGTACGAGAAGGCGAAATTTTCGGATTTCTGGGCCCAAATGGGGCTGGCAAGACCACCACCATCAATATGCTGTGCACGCTGCTGCGGCCCACGGCCGGGCGGGCAACCGTCAACGGGCACGACGTAACCATCGAACCGCATGCCGTCCGGCAGTCCATCGGGCTCATCTTCCAGGACCCGGCACTGGACGAACGCCTGACGGCTTACGAGAACCTGCGGTTCCACGCCATGCTGTACGACGTGCCGCCGGATGCGTTCGAGCGGCGGGTGCGCGAGGTTCTGCAAATGGTTGACCTGGCCGACAAGGCGCGGGCCATCGTGCGCAACTTTTCCGGGGGAATGAAGCGGCGGCTGGAGATCGCCCGGGGGCTCTTGCACCACCCGAAGGTGCTCTTCCTCGACGAGCCCACCATCGGCCTTGACCCGCAGACCCGGCGCCACATCTGGGAGTATATCACGGCCCTGCGCAAACAGCAGGGGCTTACTATCTTCCTCACCACCCACTACATGGAGGAGGCGGAGATCTGCGAACGGATCGCCATCATAGACCACGGGCGCATCGTGGCGCTGGATACGCCGGATGAGCTGAAGCGGCTGGTGGGCGGCGATGTGGTCACGGTGCGAACGGGCAACAACGCGGCGGCGGCCGAGAGGCTCAAGAGCGCATTCGGGCTGGAGCCCCGGCTGGGGCCTGGCGGCGAACTCATCGTGGAGGTAGACCGGGGCGACCGGTTCATCCCCCAGATGGTGACAGCCTTCAACGGGGACGGGGCGGCGCTCTCGGTACACAGCGTAAGCCTGCGCCAGCCGGGACGTGGAGGCGAGCCCGGCGGACCGGATGCGGGTGCACCGGGCCATGTGGGGGCGGAGGTAGGGGAACGGCGGGCGAAGGGCGAGGACGCCCGCCGGCGGCATGACGCGGTCGTCGAGGGGTGCGGTGGCGTGAACTCATTCAGGCGAGAACTGAAGGGCATTTACACCATTTGGTACCGGGACGTGCTGCGGTTTCTCAGGGATCGCTCCCGGATCGTGGCGTCGCTCGGCCAGCCGCTGCTCTTTTTGTTCGTCTTCGGGAGCGGGCTTGCGCCGGCGATGTCCAACCTGGGGCAGGGGGCGTTCAACTTCAAGCAGTTCCTCTTCCCCGGCATTTTGAGCATGGCGGTGCTGTTTACGGCCATTTTCTCGGCGGTCTCCATCGTGTGGGACCGGGAGTTCGGGTTTCTCAAGGAGGTCATGGTGGCGCCCGTCTCTCGCCTTGCCGTGGCGCTTGGCAAGGTGGCGGGGGGCAGCACGGTGGCGATGTTCCAGGGGCTCATCGTGCTGGTGCTGGCGCCGTTCATCGGCGTGCGCCTCTCGTGGGATCAGGTGCTGATCCTGATGCTGCTCATGCTGCTGCTGGCGGCGGTGATGACGGCGTTCGGCATTTTGATCGCGGCTCGCCAGCGCAGCATGGAAGGTTTCCAGATGGTCATGCAGTTTTTGCTCATGCCGATGTTCTTCCTGTCCGGAGCGTTTTTCCCGCTGCGCGGGGTGCCGCTGTGGATGGAGTGGCTGAGCCGCATCGACCCGGTCACCTACGGCGTTGACCCGCTGCGGCAGGTGGCGCTGGGCAAGAGCCTGCCGGAGTTCGTGCTGAAGGCCATCAGCCTGCACCCTGTTGCGGTGGACGTGGCGGTGCTGGCGGCGCTGGGGCTGGCGTTTCTGGTGCCGGCGGTGTGGCTGTTTGGCCGGCAGGAGTAA